In a single window of the Luteibacter rhizovicinus DSM 16549 genome:
- the pgaC gene encoding poly-beta-1,6-N-acetyl-D-glucosamine synthase — translation MHSLLEYAFFYPWIMSLLWMSGGLVYFFRIERRKGDRESPPQLDHYPFVTLIVPCFNEGEQVRETIAHLASQRWPDFEIIAVNDGSGDDTGPLLDALMREQPRLRVLHLETNQGKAMALRAAALAAHGEYIVCVDGDALLDDYATHWLVWQLLRNVRVGAVTGNPRIRNRSTLLGKLQVGEFSSIIGLIKRAQSVYGRIFTVSGVIAAFRRSALHDIGYWHTDMVTEDIDVSWRLHMNAWEVRYEPNALCWILMPETLRGLWRQRLRWAQGGSEVLLRYARNLLRWRHRRMWPLAIEYLLSLVWSYVMAAIIVLWAVGKLVDVPPPFHVESLFPQWHGVVLGITCLTQFMLSLLVDRRYETKIGRNYYWMIWYPLAYWMLNTVTSIVALPRAAMRRHGQSATWVSPDRGIT, via the coding sequence ATGCATTCGTTGCTCGAATATGCGTTCTTCTACCCATGGATCATGTCGCTGCTCTGGATGAGCGGCGGGCTGGTCTACTTCTTCCGCATCGAGCGCCGTAAAGGCGATCGCGAAAGCCCACCCCAGCTCGACCACTACCCGTTCGTCACCCTCATCGTGCCGTGCTTCAACGAGGGCGAGCAGGTGCGCGAGACCATTGCGCACCTCGCCAGCCAGCGCTGGCCCGACTTTGAAATCATCGCGGTGAACGACGGTTCCGGCGACGACACCGGGCCCCTCCTCGATGCCCTGATGCGCGAGCAACCACGCTTGCGTGTCCTCCACCTGGAGACCAACCAGGGCAAGGCCATGGCCTTGCGTGCCGCCGCGCTTGCGGCCCATGGCGAATACATCGTCTGTGTCGACGGCGATGCCCTGCTCGATGACTACGCCACGCACTGGCTGGTCTGGCAGCTCCTGCGCAACGTCCGTGTCGGTGCCGTGACCGGCAACCCGCGTATCCGCAATCGCTCGACCCTGCTGGGCAAACTGCAGGTGGGCGAGTTCTCGTCGATCATTGGCCTGATAAAGCGCGCGCAGAGTGTCTACGGAAGGATCTTCACGGTGTCGGGCGTGATCGCCGCGTTTCGCCGGAGCGCCCTGCACGACATCGGTTACTGGCACACCGACATGGTCACCGAAGACATCGACGTGAGCTGGCGGCTGCATATGAACGCATGGGAAGTCCGCTACGAGCCTAACGCCCTGTGCTGGATACTTATGCCGGAGACCTTGCGCGGCCTATGGCGGCAGCGCCTGCGCTGGGCGCAGGGCGGCTCCGAAGTCCTCCTGCGATATGCCCGCAACCTCCTGCGCTGGCGGCACCGCCGCATGTGGCCGCTGGCCATCGAATACCTGCTCAGCCTGGTCTGGTCGTACGTCATGGCCGCGATCATCGTGCTGTGGGCCGTCGGCAAGCTCGTCGATGTGCCGCCCCCCTTCCACGTCGAATCGCTGTTCCCGCAATGGCACGGCGTGGTCCTCGGGATCACCTGCCTGACCCAATTCATGCTCAGCCTGCTGGTGGATCGTCGCTACGAGACGAAGATCGGTCGCAACTACTACTGGATGATCTGGTACCCGCTGGCTTACTGGATGCTCAACACCGTCACCTCGATCGTCGCCCTGCCCCGTGCCGCCATGCGCCGCCATGGACAGAGCGCCA
- a CDS encoding rhodanese-like domain-containing protein: MSNAVVRVPAAASDLAVARFESELAFETDCWDTHEALASDHPGFVLLDVRSPALFARGHVPGAINLPHGKIIASRMAAWPGSTLFVTYCAGPHCNGAARAAAKLARLGRPVKIMAGGMTGWMDEGFEVTREAEYTA; the protein is encoded by the coding sequence ATGTCCAACGCCGTCGTCCGTGTTCCCGCTGCCGCCTCCGATCTCGCCGTCGCCCGCTTCGAGTCCGAACTCGCGTTTGAAACCGATTGCTGGGACACGCACGAGGCGCTCGCCAGTGACCATCCTGGGTTCGTGCTGCTCGATGTCCGCAGCCCGGCCCTGTTCGCCAGGGGCCACGTGCCCGGAGCGATCAACCTGCCGCACGGCAAGATCATCGCGTCACGCATGGCGGCGTGGCCCGGGTCGACGCTGTTCGTGACGTATTGCGCCGGCCCGCATTGCAACGGCGCCGCTCGTGCTGCGGCGAAGCTGGCTCGTCTCGGACGCCCCGTGAAGATCATGGCCGGTGGCATGACCGGATGGATGGACGAGGGTTTCGAGGTCACGCGGGAAGCTGAATACACCGCGTGA
- the ftrA gene encoding transcriptional regulator FtrA, translated as MTSQPGPPNALVVALLYDGLCMFEFASAAEVFGLARPELGDDWYRFETCAVEGGDIRGQHGVRVRPDGNLDRLDAAGTIVIPGWKGVDEAVPSVVLDALRRAHARGARLLSICSGSFVLAATGLLDGRRATTHWRYAEAMRERYPAIEVDPGVLYVDEGQVLTSAGSAAGLDLCLHLVRRDRGPAIANHVARRLVIPPHRDGGQAQFVERPVASRERDLLGPVMDAMRRRLADDLPLATLAAMAAMSERSFIRRFKASTGTTPADWLTALRVDRARELLEASTLSIELIAGQTGLGSATTMRHHFRRKLGTSPGAYRQRFAAQR; from the coding sequence ATGACAAGTCAGCCCGGTCCGCCGAACGCGCTCGTCGTCGCACTGCTCTACGACGGCCTGTGCATGTTCGAGTTCGCCAGTGCCGCCGAGGTCTTCGGCCTGGCCCGGCCGGAACTGGGCGACGACTGGTATCGCTTCGAGACCTGTGCGGTGGAAGGCGGCGATATCCGCGGTCAGCACGGTGTCCGGGTCCGGCCCGATGGGAATCTCGATCGTCTCGACGCGGCCGGGACCATCGTTATTCCCGGTTGGAAGGGTGTCGACGAGGCGGTGCCTTCGGTCGTGCTGGATGCACTTCGTCGCGCCCATGCCCGCGGCGCGCGCCTGCTCTCGATCTGCTCGGGGTCGTTCGTGCTCGCGGCGACGGGCTTGCTCGACGGACGCCGTGCCACGACCCACTGGCGCTACGCGGAGGCGATGCGCGAGAGATACCCGGCCATCGAAGTCGATCCGGGTGTGCTCTATGTCGACGAGGGGCAGGTGCTCACCTCGGCGGGTAGTGCGGCCGGTCTCGACCTCTGCCTGCATCTGGTCCGGCGTGATCGGGGCCCTGCTATCGCCAACCACGTGGCGCGGCGCCTGGTCATCCCGCCTCACCGGGACGGCGGCCAGGCCCAGTTCGTCGAGCGGCCCGTGGCCAGCCGTGAGCGCGATCTGCTTGGCCCCGTGATGGACGCGATGCGCCGTCGCCTTGCCGACGATCTGCCGCTGGCCACGCTTGCCGCCATGGCCGCGATGAGCGAGCGCTCCTTCATCCGTCGCTTCAAGGCCTCCACGGGCACGACGCCGGCGGACTGGTTGACGGCCTTGCGTGTCGATCGCGCCCGCGAACTGCTCGAAGCCTCGACGCTGTCGATCGAGCTGATCGCCGGGCAGACCGGCCTTGGCTCCGCGACGACGATGCGCCATCACTTCCGGCGCAAACTCGGAACGAGCCCGGGAGCCTATCGCCAGCGGTTTGCGGCCCAGCGATAA
- a CDS encoding DUF1624 domain-containing protein, with protein MVEQQTQTPAAAPLPRLDFIDALRGLVIALMVLDHTRDFVNRQAFLFDPLDLDKTSVALFLTRWVTHLCAPTFVLLSGVSIFLQAHRGKTGWPLSRFLLTRGLWLIFLEITVVDFGFDFRPAIFLQVIYAIGLSMVLMSAVVHLPRRVVLGLGIVLVAGHNLFDGVDAATLGAWGLPWHLLMQPGVLPFGFIAYPVLPWFGVMCVGYGIGGIYLMEPSHRSRTLALLAIGALLLFFVLRLPNLYGDPRPWTVPADASLTPLAVMSVAKYPPSLDYVLVTLGISTLIGLALGRAPAWLLKPFLAFGRTPMLSYLLHIYLAHTFAVIIAQFYGVPAAHFIGTLSDPSRLRADGWGLSLWGTYAVWLAVLVVLYPMAKAYARYRATHKRWWLSYL; from the coding sequence ATGGTGGAACAGCAAACACAGACGCCAGCAGCAGCACCGCTGCCACGACTGGACTTCATCGACGCGCTGCGCGGGCTGGTCATCGCACTCATGGTCCTCGACCATACGCGCGACTTCGTCAATCGCCAGGCCTTTCTGTTCGATCCGCTGGATCTGGACAAGACCTCGGTCGCCCTGTTCCTGACACGATGGGTCACCCATCTCTGCGCGCCGACCTTCGTTCTTCTTTCGGGTGTATCCATCTTCCTGCAGGCGCATCGTGGCAAGACCGGGTGGCCGCTTTCGCGGTTCCTGCTCACCCGTGGCCTGTGGCTGATCTTCCTCGAAATCACCGTGGTCGACTTCGGTTTCGATTTTCGTCCGGCGATCTTCCTGCAGGTGATCTATGCGATCGGCCTGAGCATGGTGCTGATGTCCGCAGTAGTTCACCTGCCGCGGCGCGTGGTGCTCGGTCTGGGCATCGTGCTGGTGGCGGGGCACAACCTGTTCGACGGCGTCGACGCCGCCACGCTCGGTGCCTGGGGCCTGCCATGGCATCTGCTCATGCAACCGGGTGTGCTGCCGTTCGGTTTCATCGCCTATCCGGTGCTGCCCTGGTTCGGTGTGATGTGTGTCGGCTATGGGATCGGTGGTATCTACCTGATGGAGCCGTCGCACCGAAGCCGGACGCTCGCGCTACTGGCGATCGGGGCACTTTTGCTGTTCTTCGTGCTGCGCCTGCCGAACCTCTACGGCGATCCGCGGCCGTGGACCGTGCCCGCCGATGCGTCCTTGACCCCATTGGCCGTGATGTCCGTGGCGAAGTACCCGCCCTCGCTGGACTACGTCCTGGTCACGCTCGGGATATCGACGCTGATCGGCCTCGCGCTGGGGCGTGCCCCGGCGTGGCTGTTAAAACCGTTCCTTGCATTCGGCCGTACGCCGATGCTCTCGTACCTGCTGCATATCTATCTCGCCCACACCTTCGCGGTGATCATCGCGCAGTTCTACGGTGTGCCGGCGGCGCACTTTATCGGCACCCTGAGCGATCCGTCACGGCTGCGTGCGGATGGGTGGGGATTGTCGCTTTGGGGTACGTACGCCGTGTGGCTTGCCGTGCTTGTCGTGCTGTATCCGATGGCCAAGGCTTATGCGCGATACCGGGCCACGCACAAGAGGTGGTGGCTTAGCTATCTGTGA
- a CDS encoding nucleotidyltransferase domain-containing protein translates to MNTPVLAADPLVHPVSDAVRSDIVERLSTIESEHGVRVLYACESGSRGWGFASPDSDYDVRFIYVAPLSHYLSVTPHRDVIELPISDELDINGWDLRKALGLLKRGNATLIEWLDSPVVYRADALFLQEVRRVARDTHQAERSFLHYLHMARKNYRDYLRGDMVRLKKYLYVLRPLLAALWIEQGRGTAPMPFQQLVDTIVTGPALRLAIDKLLVIKRAAMESEQATPMPAINAFVERELERLANVSPVEKHAMDFALLDTLLRETVIRCDPTMS, encoded by the coding sequence GTGAATACCCCTGTCCTGGCTGCCGATCCGCTGGTTCATCCGGTCAGCGACGCTGTCCGCTCCGATATCGTCGAACGGCTTTCGACGATCGAGAGCGAACATGGCGTGCGCGTCCTTTACGCCTGCGAATCGGGTAGCCGCGGGTGGGGCTTCGCCTCGCCCGACAGTGACTATGACGTCCGGTTCATCTATGTCGCACCGTTGTCCCATTACCTTTCGGTCACGCCACACCGTGACGTGATCGAACTGCCGATTTCCGACGAGCTGGACATCAACGGCTGGGACCTGCGCAAGGCACTGGGCCTGCTGAAGCGAGGCAACGCCACGTTGATCGAATGGCTGGATTCCCCGGTGGTCTATCGCGCGGATGCGCTTTTCCTTCAGGAGGTTCGGCGGGTCGCTCGCGATACACACCAGGCCGAGCGCTCCTTCCTTCATTACCTGCACATGGCCAGGAAGAACTACCGCGATTACCTGCGCGGTGACATGGTCAGGCTGAAGAAGTACCTCTACGTCCTTCGGCCGCTGCTCGCGGCGCTCTGGATCGAACAGGGCCGAGGCACCGCGCCGATGCCCTTCCAGCAGTTGGTCGACACGATCGTCACCGGCCCGGCGCTTCGCCTTGCCATCGACAAGCTTCTCGTCATCAAGCGAGCGGCGATGGAGAGCGAGCAAGCCACGCCGATGCCGGCCATCAACGCCTTCGTGGAACGTGAACTCGAGCGCCTCGCCAACGTGTCGCCCGTGGAAAAACACGCCATGGATTTCGCGCTGCTGGACACGCTGTTACGGGAGACCGTGATCCGATGTGATCCCACGATGTCGTGA